In Paenibacillus sp. FSL R7-0345, a single window of DNA contains:
- a CDS encoding PspA/IM30 family protein, with protein sequence MSIFKRLRDLTMSNVNAIIDKAEDPIKMTDQYIRDMTEDLEDAEKAVAAQIAIEKKFKQLYEEQEALVAKRNQQAHTAAQAGNVDLARRALEEKKSAEAKLVEYKTSFDQNKASADNLRGKLDEMRKQLTQMKNKRETLVARYNAAKAQTEINKAMSGFSSDSASAGLKRMEEKMLAAEAQAEASNEMSSGNKSLDDEFEKLGKDQAVEDELAALMKQYDKQ encoded by the coding sequence ATGTCTATTTTTAAAAGATTGCGTGATTTGACCATGTCCAACGTCAATGCCATTATTGACAAGGCTGAAGACCCGATTAAGATGACCGACCAATATATCCGTGATATGACCGAGGATCTTGAAGATGCGGAGAAGGCGGTTGCCGCCCAGATCGCCATCGAGAAGAAATTCAAGCAGCTGTATGAAGAGCAGGAAGCTCTTGTAGCAAAGCGTAACCAGCAGGCTCATACTGCAGCCCAGGCAGGTAATGTTGATCTGGCCCGCAGAGCACTGGAAGAGAAGAAGTCTGCTGAAGCCAAGCTGGTTGAATACAAGACCAGCTTTGACCAGAACAAGGCCTCCGCGGACAATCTGCGCGGCAAGCTGGATGAAATGCGAAAGCAGCTTACCCAGATGAAGAACAAACGCGAGACCCTTGTTGCCCGCTATAACGCGGCTAAGGCACAGACTGAAATCAACAAAGCGATGAGCGGATTCAGCTCTGACTCGGCTTCCGCCGGACTTAAGCGGATGGAAGAGAAGATGCTCGCCGCTGAAGCACAGGCTGAAGCCAGCAATGAAATGAGCTCGGGCAACAAATCGCTGGACGATGAATTCGAGAAGCTTGGCAAGGACCAGGCTGTTGAAGACGAATTGGCAGCACTGATGAAGCAGTACGACAAGCAGTAA
- a CDS encoding dihydroorotate dehydrogenase, translating to MLNTLVNTTATIAGVHFKNPVVMASGTFGFGKEYGKLYDVSMLGGISGKGLTLQAKAGNPGIRVYETPSGLLNSVGLENPGVEAFLDKELPYWETLDTARIVNLGGNTLPDYVLGAELIQRDADQRAQAGRQAVDMIELNISCPNVKEGGIAFGVKTPAAREVVRAVRAATRLPLAVKLSPNAEDIAEMAEMCEAEGADAVSLINTISGMKIDVRRRRSVFNNLYAGLSGPAIKPVALRMVHQVAHRVSIPVIGMGGITSATDIIEFIMAGATVVQVGTYNFMNMRAGSTLVEELHQFMLEENISSLDEIRGIV from the coding sequence ATGCTTAATACTTTGGTTAATACAACAGCAACAATCGCGGGTGTTCATTTCAAGAACCCGGTTGTAATGGCTTCCGGCACCTTTGGCTTCGGCAAAGAATATGGCAAGCTCTATGATGTCTCGATGCTTGGAGGAATCTCCGGTAAAGGTCTTACCCTGCAGGCCAAAGCGGGGAACCCTGGAATCCGCGTCTATGAGACGCCTTCCGGGCTGCTGAACAGTGTGGGACTTGAGAATCCGGGTGTAGAGGCTTTTCTGGATAAGGAGCTGCCTTACTGGGAGACGCTGGATACGGCTCGGATCGTGAACCTGGGCGGGAACACCCTGCCGGACTATGTGCTCGGTGCTGAGCTGATCCAGCGTGACGCGGATCAGCGGGCACAGGCGGGCAGACAGGCTGTGGATATGATTGAGCTCAACATTTCCTGCCCTAACGTCAAAGAGGGCGGTATCGCCTTCGGGGTCAAAACACCGGCCGCCAGGGAGGTTGTCCGTGCAGTGAGAGCTGCCACCCGGCTGCCGCTGGCCGTGAAGCTGTCCCCGAACGCCGAGGATATTGCCGAAATGGCGGAGATGTGTGAAGCGGAAGGAGCGGACGCCGTATCGTTGATCAATACGATCTCCGGTATGAAGATTGATGTGCGCCGCCGCCGCAGCGTATTTAATAATCTGTATGCAGGCCTGTCCGGTCCTGCAATCAAGCCGGTGGCCTTACGTATGGTGCATCAGGTTGCACACCGGGTCTCAATACCTGTAATCGGCATGGGCGGAATTACCTCCGCTACGGATATCATTGAATTTATTATGGCTGGCGCAACGGTGGTCCAGGTAGGAACCTATAACTTCATGAACATGCGGGCCGGCAGCACGCTGGTTGAGGAGCTGCACCAGTTCATGCTGGAGGAGAATATTTCTTCTCTTGATGAGATCCGCGGAATCGTCTAG
- a CDS encoding dihydroorotate dehydrogenase electron transfer subunit — MATVISNERLANGVYHLRVEGDYGGTMGQFYMLRAWGAYPLLSRPLSIHQVNDDGVEFLYHVVGEGTEIFAELTPGDPVQLEGPFGNGFPEVEGRIALIGGGIGIAPLYYCARQLPGSDVYLGFSREAFRTEAFRPLAAELTVDVGGLILDSVDFNRYDHIFVCGPQPMLQAAQMKGAAAGVDGRRPNVYLSLENRMACGIGACLVCSVSCVDGQRKACSDGPVFLAEEVVFHA; from the coding sequence GTGGCGACGGTAATAAGTAACGAGCGGCTGGCTAATGGAGTGTACCACCTTCGGGTGGAAGGGGATTACGGCGGTACAATGGGTCAATTCTACATGTTGCGGGCATGGGGAGCCTATCCGCTGCTGTCCAGACCGCTTAGCATACATCAAGTGAACGATGACGGTGTGGAATTTCTGTATCATGTAGTTGGTGAAGGAACGGAGATTTTTGCGGAGCTGACTCCGGGAGATCCGGTTCAGCTGGAAGGACCCTTCGGCAACGGCTTCCCGGAGGTGGAAGGGAGAATCGCACTGATCGGCGGAGGAATCGGCATCGCACCGCTATATTATTGCGCCCGTCAGCTTCCTGGCAGTGATGTGTATCTCGGCTTCAGCAGAGAAGCCTTCCGGACAGAAGCTTTCCGGCCGCTTGCAGCGGAGCTTACCGTTGATGTCGGCGGACTCATTCTTGACAGCGTGGATTTTAACAGGTATGACCATATTTTTGTCTGCGGACCGCAGCCGATGCTGCAGGCGGCACAGATGAAGGGAGCTGCTGCGGGAGTGGACGGCAGACGCCCTAATGTATATCTCTCGCTGGAGAACCGGATGGCCTGCGGAATCGGCGCTTGCCTGGTCTGCAGCGTGTCGTGTGTTGACGGCCAGCGTAAAGCCTGTTCAGACGGTCCTGTATTCCTTGCCGAGGAGGTTGTTTTCCATGCTTAA
- a CDS encoding NADH:flavin oxidoreductase/NADH oxidase, producing the protein MSDLFTPYELKALVLKNRVVMPPMCQYAVVQEDGIPNDWHFVHYVSRAVGGTGFIIVEMSGVHPDGRITNKDTGIWEEGQIGAYRKITDAVHAYGAKIAIQLGHAGRKALDANPPVAPSAIPFDERSKTPQALSAEGIAEMISAYREAARRAVEAGFDTIELHGAHGYLIHQFHSPLTNIREDEYGADPLLFGEQVVQAVKEVLPPEMPLIMRVSATEYVAGGYDETYALEFCRRYKAAGVDMFHVSSGGEGPIGSGGVPNAGPGYQVKLAEYIRSGLQIPVIAVGRLDDYKEAQAVIEEKKAELVAVGRGMLSDPYWTLHAEGALGGVDKANVPVPYERGVWKRK; encoded by the coding sequence ATGTCTGATTTGTTCACGCCATATGAGTTAAAAGCGCTGGTATTAAAGAACAGGGTCGTCATGCCACCGATGTGCCAATATGCAGTAGTGCAGGAGGACGGCATACCGAATGACTGGCATTTCGTACATTATGTGAGCCGGGCAGTCGGCGGTACGGGCTTTATTATTGTAGAGATGAGCGGCGTACACCCTGACGGGCGGATCACCAACAAAGATACCGGAATATGGGAAGAAGGACAGATCGGGGCTTACCGCAAAATAACAGATGCTGTACATGCCTACGGTGCTAAAATTGCGATTCAGCTCGGACACGCGGGACGCAAAGCGCTTGATGCCAATCCGCCTGTCGCACCCTCGGCTATTCCGTTTGATGAACGTTCCAAAACGCCGCAGGCACTGAGCGCGGAAGGCATCGCTGAAATGATCAGTGCTTACCGTGAAGCGGCAAGAAGGGCAGTAGAGGCCGGTTTTGATACGATTGAGCTTCATGGTGCCCACGGCTATCTGATACACCAGTTCCACTCGCCGCTGACGAATATCAGAGAGGATGAATACGGGGCAGACCCGCTTCTGTTCGGCGAGCAGGTGGTACAGGCTGTTAAAGAAGTCCTTCCACCGGAGATGCCGCTGATTATGCGGGTATCGGCCACGGAATATGTAGCAGGCGGTTACGATGAAACCTATGCACTGGAGTTCTGCCGCCGGTACAAGGCTGCCGGTGTGGACATGTTCCATGTCTCCTCAGGTGGTGAAGGCCCGATTGGCTCTGGCGGTGTGCCTAATGCCGGACCAGGCTATCAGGTGAAACTGGCGGAGTATATCCGCAGCGGGCTTCAAATTCCGGTAATCGCCGTCGGCCGGCTGGATGATTATAAGGAAGCTCAGGCTGTTATTGAGGAGAAAAAGGCAGAGCTGGTAGCTGTCGGCAGAGGAATGCTCAGTGATCCTTACTGGACTCTGCATGCAGAAGGGGCCCTCGGAGGTGTGGATAAAGCCAATGTGCCGGTGCCTTATGAGCGCGGTGTATGGAAAAGAAAATAG
- a CDS encoding polysaccharide deacetylase family protein, which produces MEQLLKKRKLYVLFCLILILLLAAGQSTPAPAAASGSLHTPVYDPEQLQELDREAGQSVAAGSSLQAAARRSKRNKGLTLSQLIRKYPETILVQGPRTRMLALTFDDVPDPRFTPQLLDVLRKYHVKATFFVVGSRAEKHPELVARIIREGHVIGNHSYNHPEFGKLGMNEFRIQIIRTENIISALAGYKPRLIRPPYGDISEPQLKWAKVHGYKLVNWNVDSLDWRGLSKAQVRNNIVAHAGKGAIILQHGGGGKGSNLQGTIQALPEVITIMRKRGYTFVTVPYMLQVSKNK; this is translated from the coding sequence ATGGAGCAACTGTTAAAAAAACGGAAATTATATGTACTGTTCTGTCTGATTCTAATCCTGCTGTTAGCTGCTGGTCAAAGTACTCCTGCACCGGCCGCTGCTTCCGGATCATTACATACACCCGTTTATGATCCTGAACAGCTGCAGGAATTGGACAGGGAAGCCGGACAGTCTGTTGCTGCAGGCTCTTCGCTTCAGGCGGCAGCCCGGCGCAGCAAACGGAACAAGGGGCTGACTCTCAGCCAGCTGATCCGGAAATATCCGGAGACGATCCTTGTACAGGGTCCGAGAACCCGGATGCTTGCACTGACCTTTGATGATGTGCCTGACCCGCGGTTTACGCCGCAGCTGCTGGATGTTCTCCGCAAATATCACGTTAAGGCCACCTTCTTTGTGGTCGGCAGCAGAGCTGAAAAGCACCCCGAGCTTGTAGCCCGGATCATCCGTGAAGGCCATGTTATCGGTAACCACTCCTACAACCATCCGGAGTTCGGCAAGCTGGGTATGAATGAATTCCGTATCCAGATTATCCGCACTGAAAATATAATCTCCGCGCTGGCCGGCTACAAGCCACGGCTGATCCGCCCGCCCTACGGGGATATCAGCGAGCCCCAGTTAAAATGGGCCAAGGTGCACGGCTACAAACTGGTCAACTGGAATGTTGATTCACTGGACTGGCGGGGGCTGTCCAAAGCCCAGGTCAGAAATAATATTGTAGCGCATGCCGGCAAAGGGGCTATCATTCTGCAGCACGGCGGCGGCGGTAAAGGCAGCAACCTGCAGGGAACGATTCAGGCACTGCCTGAAGTGATTACAATCATGCGCAAAAGAGGCTATACTTTTGTAACCGTACCTTATATGCTGCAGGTGTCCAAAAACAAATAA
- a CDS encoding 3D domain-containing protein, with translation MKIRFKAITLFAAAMGISTMLHTAPAQADSVHIAGASTTYYTLSNYYGISVDEIMNANPAVGAGNIYPGLSLTIPGITAPKTAALMKTTVTAAAATQPSIITASLNVEAATNTVQAWGKEFSYEKVIQVKASAYSAAASENGNWGAVDYFGNALKLGTIAVDPSVIPLGTKVLVTGHSHPGLPKVAFLATATDTGSAIKGNRIDIFIPGSQSSVAEFGYQYVNLFIID, from the coding sequence ATGAAGATCAGATTCAAAGCCATTACACTATTTGCTGCCGCAATGGGGATCAGCACAATGCTGCATACAGCGCCCGCTCAGGCAGACAGCGTACATATTGCAGGAGCAAGTACAACTTATTATACTCTATCTAACTATTATGGCATAAGCGTGGATGAGATTATGAATGCCAATCCGGCTGTAGGAGCAGGGAATATTTATCCCGGTCTTAGCCTGACCATCCCGGGTATTACAGCGCCGAAGACTGCTGCCCTGATGAAAACAACGGTTACCGCTGCAGCCGCTACTCAGCCATCAATTATTACAGCCAGTCTGAATGTCGAAGCTGCTACAAACACCGTACAGGCGTGGGGCAAAGAATTCAGCTACGAAAAAGTAATTCAGGTCAAAGCTTCAGCATATTCTGCTGCAGCCAGTGAGAACGGGAATTGGGGCGCTGTCGACTATTTCGGCAATGCGCTGAAGCTTGGAACCATCGCGGTTGATCCAAGTGTTATCCCGCTGGGAACCAAAGTGCTCGTAACCGGCCACTCCCATCCGGGTCTGCCTAAGGTGGCCTTCCTGGCTACAGCAACGGATACAGGCAGCGCGATCAAAGGCAACCGGATCGATATTTTTATTCCGGGCAGCCAAAGCTCGGTTGCAGAGTTCGGCTACCAGTATGTAAACCTGTTTATTATTGATTAG
- the ppk1 gene encoding polyphosphate kinase 1 yields MTTEDKKNIHTSPATAYLNRDLSWIEFNRRVLQEAQDLENPLMERAKFLAIVSSNLDEFISVRVAGIQDQIRAGYTKKDFTGYTPSGLYKRLIKRVTKINADQYRAFRDLSRNLHKEGIVFVNYEDLTHAQEQSIEEYYRDIIFPVLTPMAVDQSRPFPLVHSQFIYLAVVLTRKNTQEEEPYFAILQIPSNLPRCIPLPHRSNSKKRQFVFIEDVIRHHIQTLFSGYEPVAVNEFRLTRNSDLTIDEEGAEDLLEEIEKELRKRRRGVPARLEVQKGIHPYALEQLQAEFELEDFMFEIDGPLDLGFLRGFANSLKGFNYLYEAPIEPQYPVEFDENEDFFEVLRERDVLVYHPYESFDAMVDFITQASEDESVMAIKMTLYRVSGNSPLIAALAHAAESGKQVTVVVELKARFDEERNIAWARKLEQSGCHVVYGLVGLKTHAKVTLIVRQEGNELRRYVHVGTGNYNDSTAKAYTDISLFTANDEIGLDASELFNQMTGYSANYNWNAFIVAPTNMSLSLQKLILREAEHAAAGRPARIIAKMNSLSNQEVIDSLYSAAQSGVSIDLIVRGVCCLRPGIEGLSERITVRSIVDRFLEHSRIYYFENGGEPEVYLSSADWMTRNLTRRIELMCPVKDNVTKKQLFKILDLTLNDNMKASFLQPNGYYERPDDKKAPFRSQFAAMDVIRWKGSRALSSPPKHS; encoded by the coding sequence GTGACTACAGAAGACAAAAAAAATATCCATACCAGCCCTGCGACGGCTTACCTTAACCGTGATCTCAGCTGGATTGAATTCAACCGCCGAGTACTGCAGGAGGCGCAGGATCTGGAGAATCCGCTGATGGAGCGGGCCAAATTCCTGGCCATCGTGTCCAGTAACCTTGATGAATTCATCAGTGTGCGAGTGGCCGGAATCCAGGATCAGATCAGGGCAGGCTATACTAAAAAAGACTTTACCGGCTATACGCCATCCGGCTTATACAAACGTCTGATCAAACGTGTCACCAAAATTAACGCCGACCAGTACCGTGCCTTCCGCGACCTGTCCCGGAACCTGCATAAGGAGGGCATTGTATTCGTCAATTATGAAGATCTCACCCATGCGCAGGAACAGTCAATTGAAGAATACTACCGTGACATTATCTTCCCTGTGCTTACACCGATGGCCGTTGACCAGAGCCGTCCGTTTCCGCTTGTGCACAGCCAGTTTATCTATCTGGCAGTCGTACTGACCCGTAAGAACACACAGGAAGAAGAACCCTATTTCGCTATTCTGCAAATTCCGTCCAACTTGCCGAGATGTATCCCGCTTCCCCACCGCTCCAACAGCAAGAAACGGCAGTTCGTATTCATTGAGGATGTAATCCGCCATCATATCCAGACCCTGTTCAGCGGCTACGAGCCTGTGGCTGTCAACGAATTCCGCCTGACCCGCAACTCCGACCTGACAATTGATGAAGAAGGTGCGGAGGATCTGCTGGAGGAGATTGAAAAAGAGCTGCGTAAACGCCGCCGCGGCGTTCCTGCCCGCCTTGAAGTTCAAAAAGGAATTCATCCTTATGCCCTTGAGCAACTGCAGGCTGAATTTGAACTGGAGGACTTCATGTTTGAAATTGACGGTCCGCTCGATCTCGGGTTCCTGCGCGGGTTTGCTAACAGTCTGAAGGGCTTTAACTATTTATATGAGGCGCCGATTGAACCGCAATATCCGGTGGAATTCGATGAGAATGAAGATTTCTTCGAGGTATTGCGCGAACGCGACGTGCTCGTATACCATCCTTATGAATCTTTTGACGCCATGGTTGATTTCATTACACAGGCTTCAGAGGATGAGTCCGTTATGGCTATCAAAATGACCCTGTACCGCGTAAGCGGCAATTCCCCGCTGATTGCTGCACTTGCCCATGCTGCCGAGTCCGGCAAGCAGGTTACCGTCGTGGTTGAGCTGAAGGCGCGGTTTGACGAAGAGCGGAACATCGCCTGGGCGCGCAAGCTGGAGCAATCCGGCTGCCATGTGGTGTATGGTCTGGTAGGCCTCAAAACGCATGCCAAGGTTACGCTGATCGTCCGCCAGGAAGGCAACGAGCTGCGCCGTTACGTGCATGTCGGCACAGGCAACTACAATGACAGCACAGCCAAGGCCTATACGGACATCAGTCTGTTCACGGCGAACGATGAAATCGGGCTGGACGCTTCCGAGCTGTTCAATCAGATGACCGGTTATTCGGCCAACTATAACTGGAATGCCTTTATCGTTGCCCCGACCAATATGAGCCTGTCGCTGCAGAAGCTGATTCTGCGCGAAGCCGAGCATGCTGCTGCAGGACGGCCGGCACGGATCATTGCCAAGATGAACTCCCTGTCCAACCAGGAGGTCATCGACAGCCTGTACAGCGCAGCCCAGAGCGGGGTATCCATCGACCTGATCGTCCGCGGGGTCTGCTGCCTGCGTCCGGGAATAGAAGGGCTCAGCGAGCGGATTACAGTTCGCAGCATCGTTGACCGGTTTCTGGAGCACTCCCGGATTTATTATTTTGAAAACGGCGGGGAGCCGGAGGTGTATCTGTCAAGTGCTGACTGGATGACACGCAACCTGACCCGGCGGATTGAGCTGATGTGTCCGGTGAAGGACAACGTTACTAAAAAACAGCTTTTCAAAATACTCGATCTCACGCTTAACGACAACATGAAAGCCAGCTTCCTGCAGCCTAACGGATATTATGAGCGGCCGGACGACAAAAAGGCCCCATTCCGGAGCCAGTTCGCCGCTATGGATGTTATCCGTTGGAAAGGTAGCCGAGCTTTATCTTCACCGCCCAAGCATTCCTGA
- a CDS encoding Ppx/GppA phosphatase family protein, with the protein MREELCRIGIIDIGSNSIRLVIYDTTGEGGYKIIKECKYSARLSEKITKEGRLERKDMDTVIPVLRQFKEICSAFGVEKIRAGATAAIRNAANSNEIIEYLSSASSITIEIISGYQEAYFGFLGVINATDVQDGFVIDIGGGSTEVTLFRGRRHQHSISFPFGAVNTNLLFSHNGNWNAEQIRKLQAYVTGRLVEHDWLGTGEGLPLYGLGGTLRSLGKLDQKTRDYSLPNSHGYTLSGETINRFMEVLPATPFEKRKEMDGLSKSRADIIVSGVIIFHTVYHYIKASQAVISGEGLREGMLHDLLKPEQPVRDSALEFSLDTIIRFDIHSSKQHLNHINKLALRLFSAFELGGDRAEQEMLIYVSIMLHRTGSNINYYQSKRHTRYWLMNSPIRGLSHRQLILCALIASYSTKSRKQKLSQAHKDILLTSDEELIHKLGTLVQLSIALDSTEIGIIRDLSVRLHSGTLDLELQGTTTVLIGQEDIENALKAFRNAWAVKIKLGYLSNG; encoded by the coding sequence ATGAGAGAAGAACTTTGCCGGATTGGCATCATTGATATTGGTTCCAACTCCATCCGGCTCGTTATCTATGATACGACCGGGGAAGGCGGCTACAAAATTATCAAGGAGTGCAAATACTCTGCACGCCTGAGCGAGAAGATTACAAAGGAAGGCAGACTGGAGCGGAAGGACATGGACACGGTTATTCCGGTCCTGCGCCAGTTCAAGGAGATCTGCAGCGCCTTTGGTGTGGAGAAAATCCGTGCAGGGGCAACAGCCGCAATCCGCAATGCTGCCAACTCTAATGAGATTATAGAGTATCTGTCGTCAGCTTCCTCTATTACGATTGAAATTATCAGCGGCTACCAGGAGGCTTATTTCGGCTTCTTGGGTGTGATCAATGCCACTGATGTCCAGGACGGCTTTGTCATTGATATCGGCGGCGGAAGTACGGAGGTTACGCTATTCCGCGGGCGCCGTCATCAGCACAGCATTTCTTTCCCGTTCGGGGCGGTCAACACGAATCTGCTGTTCAGCCATAACGGGAACTGGAATGCCGAGCAGATCAGGAAACTTCAGGCGTATGTGACCGGCAGGCTGGTTGAACATGACTGGCTGGGGACAGGCGAAGGACTGCCGTTATACGGACTGGGCGGAACCCTCCGCTCGCTTGGCAAGCTGGATCAGAAGACCCGGGATTATTCACTGCCGAATTCCCATGGCTATACCTTGTCCGGCGAAACCATTAACCGGTTTATGGAAGTCCTGCCGGCGACGCCTTTCGAGAAGCGCAAAGAGATGGACGGGCTGTCAAAGAGCCGCGCTGACATCATTGTCTCCGGGGTGATTATTTTCCACACGGTGTACCACTATATCAAGGCAAGCCAGGCTGTGATCAGCGGAGAAGGGCTGCGTGAAGGGATGCTGCATGATCTCCTGAAGCCGGAGCAGCCGGTGCGTGACAGTGCGCTGGAATTCAGCCTGGACACGATTATCCGGTTTGACATTCATAGCTCAAAGCAGCATCTGAATCATATCAATAAGCTGGCTCTGCGTTTGTTTAGCGCTTTTGAGCTGGGCGGGGACAGGGCAGAGCAGGAGATGCTGATTTATGTCTCAATCATGCTGCACCGTACAGGCTCGAACATCAATTATTATCAGTCCAAGCGGCACACCCGTTACTGGCTGATGAATTCGCCGATCCGCGGACTGAGTCACCGCCAGCTCATCCTCTGCGCCCTGATCGCTTCCTACAGCACAAAAAGCCGGAAGCAGAAACTGTCCCAGGCACACAAGGACATTTTGCTGACTTCCGACGAAGAGTTAATTCATAAGCTGGGCACGCTTGTACAGCTGAGCATCGCGCTGGACAGCACCGAGATCGGCATCATCCGTGATCTCAGCGTCCGTCTGCACAGCGGAACGCTGGATCTGGAGCTGCAGGGAACTACAACCGTGCTCATTGGTCAAGAGGACATTGAGAACGCCCTGAAGGCATTCAGGAATGCTTGGGCGGTGAAGATAAAGCTCGGCTACCTTTCCAACGGATAA
- a CDS encoding amino acid ABC transporter ATP-binding protein: MITVKNLQKHFGKLEILKGIDLEIKKGEVVVVIGPSGSGKSTFLRCLNLLEQPTGGEIAFEGQSITDKKHDINQTREKMGMVFQQFNLFPHMSVLQNITLAPLKVKKQQSAEAEKIAVDLLRTVGLEDKRNAYPAQLSGGQKQRIAIARALAMQPHVMLFDEPTSALDPEMVGEVLEVMKKLAEQGMTMVIVTHEMGFAREVGDRILFMDGGYIVEQGTPAEVFGNPQHARTQDFLSKVL; encoded by the coding sequence ATGATCACCGTTAAGAATCTGCAGAAGCATTTCGGCAAGCTGGAAATTCTCAAGGGAATTGATCTGGAAATCAAGAAAGGGGAGGTTGTCGTCGTGATCGGTCCCAGCGGCTCGGGCAAAAGCACCTTCCTGCGCTGCCTGAACCTGCTTGAGCAGCCTACCGGCGGAGAGATCGCCTTTGAAGGCCAGTCGATTACGGATAAGAAGCACGATATCAACCAGACCCGTGAGAAAATGGGTATGGTATTCCAGCAGTTCAATCTGTTCCCGCATATGTCGGTGCTGCAGAATATTACACTGGCTCCGCTGAAGGTGAAGAAGCAGCAATCTGCGGAAGCGGAGAAAATTGCCGTCGATCTGCTGCGCACCGTAGGCCTTGAAGATAAACGCAATGCTTATCCGGCCCAGCTGTCCGGCGGACAGAAGCAGCGCATTGCCATAGCCCGTGCACTGGCGATGCAGCCGCATGTGATGCTGTTCGATGAGCCTACATCGGCGCTCGACCCGGAAATGGTCGGTGAGGTGCTCGAGGTTATGAAGAAGCTGGCAGAACAGGGGATGACCATGGTCATCGTGACCCATGAAATGGGCTTTGCCCGTGAAGTAGGGGACCGCATCCTGTTTATGGACGGCGGATACATTGTCGAGCAGGGGACTCCGGCAGAGGTATTCGGCAATCCGCAGCATGCCCGGACCCAGGATTTCTTGAGCAAAGTACTGTAA
- a CDS encoding transporter substrate-binding domain-containing protein, with protein sequence MKKWGKLSLGMLLAVGLLAGCGNNNDNAASTDNAAGNTGAAATKTLTLGTSADFPPYEFHKVVDGKDTIVGFDIDIAKDIAADMGAELVIKDLPFDSLLNELSSGRVDIVISGLSPTEERKKAVDLSDIYYKAEQAVVVREADKDKYATMDSLKNVKIGVQTGSIQEEIAKGIEGAQLTSLGKISEIVLQLNSNRVDASIMEGPVAKSFVKNVEGLVITDAKPEVEDDGYVIGVKKGNTELLNQVNTTLTRLNSEGKIDEYVAAASELAESE encoded by the coding sequence ATGAAAAAATGGGGTAAACTTTCACTAGGAATGCTGCTTGCAGTTGGTCTTCTGGCAGGCTGCGGCAATAACAATGATAATGCTGCTTCAACAGATAACGCTGCAGGCAATACCGGAGCTGCTGCTACCAAGACTTTGACACTGGGAACCAGTGCAGACTTCCCGCCATACGAATTCCATAAAGTAGTAGACGGTAAGGATACAATCGTAGGCTTTGATATTGACATCGCCAAGGATATCGCGGCTGACATGGGTGCTGAGCTTGTGATCAAGGATCTGCCATTCGACTCGCTGCTGAACGAACTGTCCAGCGGCAGAGTAGATATCGTAATTTCGGGCCTGAGCCCGACCGAAGAACGCAAAAAGGCTGTCGATCTGTCCGACATCTACTATAAAGCCGAACAGGCTGTAGTTGTACGTGAAGCTGATAAAGATAAATATGCTACAATGGATTCCCTGAAAAACGTTAAAATCGGCGTTCAGACCGGTTCCATCCAGGAAGAAATCGCCAAGGGCATCGAAGGCGCACAGCTGACCTCCCTCGGGAAAATTTCCGAAATCGTCCTGCAGCTGAACTCCAACCGTGTTGATGCTTCTATTATGGAAGGTCCGGTTGCCAAATCCTTCGTGAAGAACGTAGAAGGTCTGGTTATTACTGATGCCAAGCCTGAAGTTGAAGATGACGGCTATGTAATCGGCGTGAAGAAGGGTAACACAGAACTGCTTAACCAAGTAAATACTACCTTGACCCGCCTGAACTCCGAAGGCAAGATCGACGAGTACGTAGCGGCAGCAAGCGAGCTTGCTGAGAGCGAATAA